GGTGGCGCCACCCACGTGGGCATGGAGCAATTCGCGCAGGCGGCCGGCGTCAAGTTCAACGCCATTGCCTACAAGGGCGGTTCGGCCGCGCTGCAGGACGTGCTGGGTGAACAGGTCGACATGCTGGCCGACAGCAGCTCCTGGGCGCCGCACGTCGAAAGCGGCAAGCTGCGCCTGCTCGCCACCTGGGGCGAGGCGCGCACGCCGCGCTTCAAGGACACGCCCACGCTCAAGGAACTGGGCTACGACGTGGTGGTGGAAGCGCCCAACGGCATCGGCGCGCCGCGCGGGCTGCCGGCCGCGGTGGAAAAGAAGCTGCGCGATGCGTTCCGCGTGGCCGTCAACAGCGAAGAATTCAAGAAGGTGGCCGACAGCATCGATGCGCCGGTCATGTACCAGGACGGCCCCGACTACCGCAAGTACGTCGAAGCCGTCTACAAGCAGGAGACCGAACTGATCCGCAAGCTCAACCTCAAGGAACTGATGGAGAAGGGTTGATGAACGACAGCCCCCTACTTCGCCTGCACCCGCATGACAACGTGCTGGTTGCAAAGACCCCCATCGCCCTGGGCGAGACGATTGCCGAGTTCGGTGTGCGCGCCCGCGCGCAGATTCCCGCGGGGCACAAGATCGCGTCGCGCGCCATCGCGGCCGGCGAGCAGGTGAAGAAGTACGACACCGTCATTGGCGTGGCCTCGCGCGACCTCGAGGCGGGCGACTATGTGCACAGCCACAACCTGACGCTGGTGGATTCCTACCGCGACCCGGCCTTCTGCCAGGACGTGCGTCCGGTGGCCTACGTGCCCGAGGCCGAGCGCGCCACCTTCATGGGCTTTGTGCGGGCCGACGGCCGCGTGGGCACGCGCAACTTCATCGGCATTCTGTCGTCGGTCAACTGCTCGGCCACCGTCATCAAGCGCATCGCGGCGCACTTCACGCCCGAGCGCCTCGCGGCCTTTCCCAACGTGGACGGCGTGGCCGCCTTCGCGCAGACCAGCGGCTGCGGCATGTCTTCGCCGAGCGAGCATTTCGACGTGCTGCGCCGCACGCTCGCGGGCTATGCGCGCCATCCCAACCTGGCCGGCGTGCTGATCGTGGGCCTGGGCTGCGAGCGCAACCAGGTCGATGCGCTGGTCGATTCCCAGGGCCTGCAGCAGGGCCGCCTCATGCGCACGATGGTGATGCAGGAGGTGGGCGGCACGCGCCAGACTATCGAGGCCGGCATTCGCGCCGTGGAAGAGATGCTGCCCGAGGCCAATGCCGCGCAGCGCACCCGCGTGGGCGCCAACCACCTGAAGATCGGGCTGGAGTGCGGCGGCTCCGACGGCTTCTCGGGCATCACGGCCAACCCGGCACTGGGCGCGGCCATGGACGTGCTGGTGCGCCATGGCGGCACGGCCATTCTTTCCGAGACACCCGAGATCCACGGCGTCGAATTCATGCTCACGCGGCGCGCCGCCACGCCCGAGGTCGGCCAGAAGCTGCTCGACCGGCTGGCCTGGTGGGAGCGCTATGCCGCGGGCCAGAACGCGCAGTTCAACGGGGTCGTGGGGCACGGCAACCAGGCCGGCGGGCTGGCCAACATCTTCGAGAAATCGCTGGGCTCGGCCATGAAGGGCGGCACCACGCCGCTGCAGGCCGTGTACGAATATGCGGAGCCGATCGACCAGGCCGGCTTCGTCTTCATGGATTCGCCGGGCTACGACCCGGTGGCCGTGACCGGGCAGATCGCGAGCGGCGCGCAGCTGATCTGCTTCACCACCGGGCGCGGCTCGATGTTCGGCAGCAAGCCGGCGCCGACCATCAAGCTGGCCAGCAACACGCCGATGTTCAAGCGTCTTGAAGAGGACATGGACATCAACTGCGGCGTGGTGATCGACGGCGAACTCTCGGTGCCCGAGCTCGGCCAGCAGATCTTCGAGCAGATCCTGCGCCATGCCTCCGGCGAGCGCACGCGCAGCGAAGCGTTGGGCCTGGGCGACCACGAGTTCGTGCCATGGCACCTGGGCATCGTGAGTTGACTTTCTCCCTCTTCCGACGCCAAAAGACATGCCCCTGACCCTCACCCGCCCCGACCTGCAGCGCACCGCCAACTTCATCGCCGGCGAATGGTGCGGCGCCGCCGGCCGTACGCTGGACGTGACCGACCCCGCCACCGGCGCGCTCATTGCACAGGTGCCCGATTCGGGCGCCGATGCCGCGCGTGCCGCCGCCGATGCCGCGCATGCCGCCTTCCCCGCCTGGCGCCGCACGCCGGCCAAGCAGCGCGCACAGATCCTCAAGCGCTGGAACGACTTGGTGCTCGCGCATCAGGACGACCTGGGCCGCCTCATCTCGCGCGAACAGGGCAAGCCGCTGGCCGAAGGCATCGGCGAGGTCGCGTATGCGGCCAGCTACATCGAGTGGTTTGCCGAAGAGGCCACGCGCGCCAACGGCGACGTGATTCCCGCGCCCGTTCCCGGCCGGCGCATGTTCGCCATCAAGGAACCGGTGGGCGTGGTTGCCGCCATCACGCCGTGGAATTTTCCGGCCGCGATGATCGCGCGCAAGATCGCGCCGGCGCTTGCCGCGGGCTGCACCGTGGTCTGCAAGCCGGCCGAGGACACGCCGCTCACCTCGCTCGCGCTGGTGGCGCTGGCCGCGCAAGCCGGCGTGCCCGCAGGCGTGCTCAACATCGTGACGGCCTCGCGCGAGCGCACGCCCGAGGTGGTCGACGCGTGGCTGGACGATGCCCGGGTGCGCAAGATCACCTTCACCGGATCGACGCCGGTCGGCAAGCACCTGGCGCGCCGCTCGGCCGACACGCTCAAGAAGCTGTCGCTCGAACTGGGCGGCAATGCGCCCTTCATCGTGTTCGAGGATGCCGACCTGCACGCCGCGGTCGATGGCCTGATGGCCGCCAAGTTCCGCAACGGCGGCCAGACCTGCGTGTGCCCCAACCGCGTGTTCGTGCACGAGGCCGTGCATGACGAGTTTGCCGAGCTGCTCGCCGCGCGCGTGGCGGCATTGCAAGTGGGCCCGGCCAGCGACCCCGCCTCGCAGATCGGCCCGATGATCAATGCGCGCGCCATCGAAAAGATAGAGCGCCATGTGCAGGACGCCGTGGCGC
This genomic window from Variovorax paradoxus contains:
- a CDS encoding tripartite tricarboxylate transporter substrate-binding protein, giving the protein GGATHVGMEQFAQAAGVKFNAIAYKGGSAALQDVLGEQVDMLADSSSWAPHVESGKLRLLATWGEARTPRFKDTPTLKELGYDVVVEAPNGIGAPRGLPAAVEKKLRDAFRVAVNSEEFKKVADSIDAPVMYQDGPDYRKYVEAVYKQETELIRKLNLKELMEKG
- a CDS encoding NAD-dependent succinate-semialdehyde dehydrogenase, which gives rise to MPLTLTRPDLQRTANFIAGEWCGAAGRTLDVTDPATGALIAQVPDSGADAARAAADAAHAAFPAWRRTPAKQRAQILKRWNDLVLAHQDDLGRLISREQGKPLAEGIGEVAYAASYIEWFAEEATRANGDVIPAPVPGRRMFAIKEPVGVVAAITPWNFPAAMIARKIAPALAAGCTVVCKPAEDTPLTSLALVALAAQAGVPAGVLNIVTASRERTPEVVDAWLDDARVRKITFTGSTPVGKHLARRSADTLKKLSLELGGNAPFIVFEDADLHAAVDGLMAAKFRNGGQTCVCPNRVFVHEAVHDEFAELLAARVAALQVGPASDPASQIGPMINARAIEKIERHVQDAVARGARVLAGGTRLPALGPNYFAPTVLVNADATMACACEETFGPVVPLTRFAEEAEVVAQANDTPFGLAAYFYSRDVRRIWRVADALEAGIVGINEGALAAEAAPFGGVKDSGYGREGSVHGLDDYLHTKYVCQGQLD
- a CDS encoding UxaA family hydrolase, with the translated sequence MNDSPLLRLHPHDNVLVAKTPIALGETIAEFGVRARAQIPAGHKIASRAIAAGEQVKKYDTVIGVASRDLEAGDYVHSHNLTLVDSYRDPAFCQDVRPVAYVPEAERATFMGFVRADGRVGTRNFIGILSSVNCSATVIKRIAAHFTPERLAAFPNVDGVAAFAQTSGCGMSSPSEHFDVLRRTLAGYARHPNLAGVLIVGLGCERNQVDALVDSQGLQQGRLMRTMVMQEVGGTRQTIEAGIRAVEEMLPEANAAQRTRVGANHLKIGLECGGSDGFSGITANPALGAAMDVLVRHGGTAILSETPEIHGVEFMLTRRAATPEVGQKLLDRLAWWERYAAGQNAQFNGVVGHGNQAGGLANIFEKSLGSAMKGGTTPLQAVYEYAEPIDQAGFVFMDSPGYDPVAVTGQIASGAQLICFTTGRGSMFGSKPAPTIKLASNTPMFKRLEEDMDINCGVVIDGELSVPELGQQIFEQILRHASGERTRSEALGLGDHEFVPWHLGIVS